Proteins from a single region of Dysosmobacter acutus:
- a CDS encoding ABC transporter permease: MKEFFATYGSMLIKAIGIHTVYVLISVAIGFVLGLAFGILLSRIPKWSGIILPVISIFQTIPGLVFIGVLFLYVGMVPATVIIALSIYAMFPVLKNTYTGILGVAPQYVEASKGCGMSAVQTLFQVELPLAMPTIIAGLRMAAIYTVSWTVLASMIGLGGLGDFVYQGVSSNNNTLIVAGAIPAAILAIAVGAVIDLLQKRVTPRGMRKEVGK; the protein is encoded by the coding sequence ATGAAAGAGTTCTTTGCTACATACGGCAGTATGCTGATCAAGGCCATTGGGATTCATACCGTGTATGTGCTGATCTCTGTGGCCATCGGCTTTGTGCTGGGACTTGCCTTCGGCATTCTGCTCTCCCGTATTCCCAAGTGGTCCGGCATCATCCTGCCGGTCATCTCCATCTTCCAGACCATTCCCGGTCTGGTATTCATCGGCGTGCTGTTTCTCTACGTCGGCATGGTGCCCGCCACGGTCATCATCGCCCTTTCCATCTACGCCATGTTCCCGGTGCTGAAAAACACCTACACCGGCATATTGGGCGTGGCGCCCCAGTACGTGGAGGCGTCCAAGGGCTGCGGCATGTCCGCCGTCCAGACCCTCTTCCAGGTGGAGCTGCCGCTGGCTATGCCCACCATCATCGCCGGGCTCCGGATGGCGGCCATTTATACCGTCAGCTGGACCGTCCTTGCCTCCATGATCGGACTTGGCGGCCTGGGTGACTTCGTCTATCAGGGCGTATCCTCCAACAACAACACGCTGATTGTTGCCGGCGCCATTCCCGCCGCCATCCTGGCCATTGCGGTGGGCGCTGTCATCGATCTGCTGCAAAAGAGGGTCACGCCCCGCGGTATGCGCAAGGAGGTGGGCAAATGA
- a CDS encoding ABC transporter ATP-binding protein (Members of the family are the ATP-binding subunit of ABC transporters for substrates such as betaine, L-proline or other amino acids, choline, carnitine, etc. The substrate specificity is best determined from the substrate-binding subunit, rather than this subunit, as it interacts with the permease subunit and not with substrate directly.), whose amino-acid sequence MIEFQHVSKSYGKTKILKDLTYTLNDGEFVVLIGPSGCGKTTSLKMINRLIEPDSGHILIDGKDAAAMNPVELRRHIGYVIQQIGLFPNMTVAQNICVVPRLLKYDKARCDQIARELLEMVNLPYEQYGNKYPSELSGGQQQRIGVLRALAASPPIVLMDEPFGALDPMTREVLQDEVKSLQQKLNKTIVFVTHDMGEALKLADTIIFMESGEIVQQASPEEMLEHPASDLVRSFLGKHTSESSAPSKVENYMRTNVFRVKKNRGVLECAEMMARNSVDTLLVTDETGKYLGTVSIGDIRHWGRELTSIEPLIRQSVRTAQVGDDARESFDYLLDSGANYVVILNEDNTIAGIVTKTSVARSVAQNLWGDGK is encoded by the coding sequence ATGATCGAATTTCAACACGTGTCAAAGTCCTATGGGAAAACGAAGATCCTGAAGGATCTGACCTATACCCTGAACGACGGCGAATTTGTCGTTTTGATCGGCCCCTCCGGCTGTGGAAAGACCACCTCATTGAAAATGATCAACCGGCTCATCGAGCCTGACAGCGGCCACATCCTCATCGACGGGAAGGATGCCGCCGCGATGAACCCGGTGGAGCTGCGCCGCCACATCGGTTACGTCATCCAGCAGATCGGCCTGTTCCCCAACATGACGGTGGCTCAGAACATCTGCGTGGTACCCCGGCTGCTGAAGTACGACAAAGCCCGCTGCGACCAGATTGCCCGCGAACTGCTGGAGATGGTAAACCTGCCCTACGAGCAGTACGGCAACAAATACCCCAGTGAGCTCTCCGGCGGACAGCAGCAGCGCATCGGCGTACTGCGGGCCCTGGCTGCCTCCCCTCCCATTGTGCTGATGGATGAGCCTTTCGGCGCGCTGGACCCCATGACCCGCGAGGTGCTGCAGGACGAGGTGAAAAGCCTCCAGCAGAAGCTGAACAAGACCATCGTCTTTGTCACCCACGACATGGGCGAGGCCCTGAAGTTGGCGGACACCATCATCTTTATGGAGTCCGGCGAGATCGTGCAGCAGGCCTCTCCCGAGGAGATGCTGGAGCATCCCGCCAGCGACCTGGTGCGCAGCTTCTTAGGCAAGCACACCTCCGAGTCCTCCGCCCCCTCTAAGGTGGAAAACTACATGCGCACCAACGTGTTCCGGGTCAAGAAGAACCGTGGCGTCTTGGAGTGCGCGGAGATGATGGCCCGCAACAGCGTGGATACACTGCTGGTCACCGATGAAACCGGCAAGTACCTTGGCACCGTCTCCATCGGCGACATCCGCCACTGGGGCCGGGAGCTGACCAGCATCGAGCCGCTGATCCGCCAGAGCGTGCGGACCGCTCAGGTGGGTGACGACGCCAGGGAGAGCTTCGACTACCTGCTGGATTCCGGCGCCAACTACGTGGTCATCCTGAACGAGGACAACACCATCGCCGGCATTGTAACCAAGACCAGCGTGGCCCGGTCGGTGGCGCAGAACCTCTGGGGGGACGGCAAATGA